In the genome of Toxoplasma gondii ME49 chromosome Ia, whole genome shotgun sequence, the window AACGCGTTCTGTGTCGATGCGTCGCGATCGAGAAAGTTCCACTTGCGCCAAAGAAACACCACTGGAGGGTCTAGGCTGGCGCGACGAAGAGTCGCGGGATAGCCATagcggaaggagagagaaaacagtcGTCTGCGCTGGCTGGTTGAGAATGcaagcaagagaaagaagtgcGAAAGCCAGTGTGTCTTGGCAGCGGACTGCTCGGTGTTCCTTACTTGCAACGCCTTGCGTCATGAAATCAGCAGTGAGCAGCTCCTGAAGGGCCTTGAGGTTTTCTTGCTGGTTGCCTGAGACAGCAGAATGTCGACGATACGCGAGTTCGTAGCGGACAACGCGTTGTCTGCGAGTGTGCATCCAAGCGACGGCCCAGAAGAAGGATGAAGGACACCATCTTTGAAAAAAAGTTTTTTCAAGCTTCAGTTCTAAACCCTGAACCCAAAACTATCCCAAGGCATGGTTTGTGACGACTCTGTGGCGCTGCTTGTGGAGCACCGCCTATGCCAGGTTTCATCAAGAGCAGGAACGTCACAAGTCAACAGAAGAGGGCGTCCTTCCCGCTCAGTTTGCGCCGAGACGAACAAGAGTCTCACCCGCGATGGGAGCGAGGGGATCGTACgttcttgcatgcagatacTCTTTTATCCCCGGGCGGTAAATTTCAACCTCGCTGTACATGCCTGAAGGAACAGAACAGCATGGAAGAGTGTTTAGGCGACGTGCACTGCGCGGGTCTCAGCTGTTTcaagggagaacaagaaacacAGCTGAGGCGAATACAGAGCTCTCCAAAAACGGTCTCCAGTGCAGACAGGAGGTCCGGAGAGACTCAAAGCTGTAAATGCTGTCTGCTCGAGACCTAGGAATTGGGAAGTAGACAGTTCCCAACGAGCAGCTGCATTTTCGTCACGTTGTGCTATGATTCACAATGAACGAGACAAAACGGTTAAAGGAACCTTTGACAATTGCCAACAGGCATCTCGCACTTGCCAAATTTCCCACAAAAGTCTATATTTCCAATCCTTTGTGTAGCCTTATCTTTCTCCGAACATGGGGGATTCTTACAAGAGCTGTTGAAGGGCCATTTCGCCGCtgcaggaaacgcagacaaaCGACAGAACAAAAGCCACTGGGCACAAAGACACGACGATGAAGGACTCGAAACTGTcaagcagaaaaaagtccGGAAAGCGTTTCCTCAGGCATGAATGATTTCCTCAGAGGTCGGTTCTCCTGCTGGCCTTCACAGAGGATTTGTTTTTCCGCTGGCTTACCTTCCGCAGGGGAGGAAGGAACCGCTGGAGCTGTGCCGCCCTTCTTTGTGGGAAGAGTCGTCATTTCGATATTATCTCCGTAGTGctcttgttctttttttcggcGTCGCCTGCCAAACCCGTCTGTCTCAGTCTCGGCGGCGGCGAGGTCCACCCGAAGACCGAGCGCCAAGCACACGGCCCAGCCAAGTAAGAGGAGATGAAATATCCTCATAGCGAAGCACAAAGAAAACGATTTTCCTGAGCCAAGTGGAAAGCGTGTCAACGGCCTTCGGCGCCGCCCTCACCAGCGCCGCGGGCGAACTGCGAGTCAGGCAAAGAGAACCCTGTTTCGATGTTTCTTTCTAGCAGAGTCGGGCATGGGAAAAATTGGGGCAATTGAAACGAAAGACAACACATAGGTGCATCTGAAAAATCAATACCGAGTCAGCAAAACACGAGACATTCCGAAACTCAGGCGTGCAACGCCAAGCCGGCCCCGGGCACCTGCCGCGAGCAGTACTCACCGGCTTTCCGCTGCGGGTTCCAGACTCAACCCACAAAAAAAGTGATTTGTCCGCCTTTGAGTGACGACAAATCTCAGGAGCGTTTTTGTGGTCGATCACGGAAGAGAATGCAACGAAGTCGCCCTGCAACGCCTCCGTGTCTGGCATGGCGCAAGCGCCGACGACCCGTCAACCCGTAGCTGTTTTTTACAATGGAGCGGTTATCTGTCGAAATCTAGACGATGGAAGGAGACTTTCGTGGAAACGAGTCTTTTGGAAGGCGCGAACCGGCGTCTGGTTCAAAGTTTGCGGACGCCTtcagaaaaagcaaacgGAAAAACGGGAGCACTCGCAGCACGAATCAAAGACAAAGGCCCGCGGGCCAGACAGCTCACGCGATTTGAGTTGTGCGGGCAAGGAAaacggaagacagagagacacaatTCGCTTCGAGAAAAGTGTAGAAGAGCTGCTAGGAAACAGAGCAGAGGCACCAGAAACAGCTGGCTTTGAGTCAACCCGAAACACGCAAGGGAAACCAACTTCCCGACAGGCGCTCGCAGCCATCATCTCGGCCTTGACGTGAAAAGCGCCTCTATGCGCGCGTGTCTTTTCAGCTCGGAACCTCGAGCTGCGTTTCTCATGGGCGAGCAAAGGGTCTCGCTTCCTATCGACTGGCTAGCCCTGGTTTTCCGTCCACTTTCATCGTGGTAATGTGTATGCTAAAGGTGCATAAACGACCACACCAACAGACACCTCCAGGAACAATTTTGTAGCCCTGGCTGGgacctttttttcttccccgaCGACGAGCGTACTGCGTGTGAATCGTGGGGGCGAGCTCTTCGGGTCAATAGCGACACAGTTGGGACGGAAAAAGCCGGAGAACTTGTCTTCTTCATGCCGGGGGCGAATACCCAAGGGTGGCAGGCGCAGCAAACTCGCGGGAGAACGGAGCAGAGAGTGGCGAGTGAAAGACCTCAATTCTGAATCAGTGGTTTTGCGGATACACGCGCTAGTGTCGGAAAAAAAGGCAAAAACGGCAGGAGCGGTGCTTCGGCCGTCACAGCCCGATTGCAGGGGAAAACGCTGTTTCCTCGTCGGTGAATTTCGAATCCGTTCGAATCTGAATCGAGGCCCACGCATGTTTCTTCACTGTACTGTCAACAGTTCCGGTAGGAAACAGGAAATTTCCGTGACGATGGTGTTGGGAATTGAAATGTAGACGAAGAATCTATTTAGAGCTTGTTATATGCTTACTTTAAAATAAGCCTCTGAATATGGAAACCTTCCTTTTAAATCCCCGTGATCGCGTTCGGTGCGTCATCGAGGAAAAACACTTCCGATTAACGTTGCGTGTCTCACTCGTACAATGAAACTTCCAGAGAGGCTGAGACTGGgttcttttcttcggtgTATCCCCATTCACTGATTCTGCGAGCATTAAGGGGCAGCTCAAACGAATCATCACTCCCCTCCTGAAGGGGCATCTTTTAAGAAGTAAAACATAGTTTGCTCTCTCCTGATGCATGCTGTCTAACGATCACACTTCCtcgaaacgcgtttctgcatATTCTCCGTTAAACGCCAGTGATTCCTGTTTAGTACAGAGTTACCCCCGGCTTGTTCAAAACTTCAAAAGAGCTGCCAGCGACCAGTAGAGACGGGGTTCGGGGATACggtggaagaaaacggatACCCGAAACGCATGGCGCAGTCACTCAAACCACTCGGTGCGTCTATAAATATCTACGTTCTTTACACGTAGCTGTGTTACAACGATGAGCTGACGCTACGGAAAGCGTTTCCTTGGCACGTCGATGTTTACTCCCAACTTGACAGAGAcattcttcttcggcgcATCGCACTCATCAAAAAACCGGTCACACTTTTACTGTGCTTGCAGCGTGGTGGGGAAAAGGTAAGAAGGCAACTGGTGGATAAGCGTTCACAGGGAATGCCATCTTGAAACACTGAGACAATGGCGTGGTCCTTCCGATGCCCGCAGCAGCCGCCACAAAtaaacacacagagaaagccgTCCACACTCGAGGTGACGCGGAATCTCGTCACGAGACTGTCAAACGTCGTGAAGAAAGGATTGCACTCAACTCCTCTCTAGATtgtgagaagaaggagcatTCGTTGGCGTCAATCCAGCCGCGGGAATCGCCAAAGCTAGCTTTATACCATTCGGCGGGCACAGGCTCCCTGAGTGACACGCCTTGCAGTTCAGCATCCAAAACGATAGGGATCAAAAGTCAGATCTGCATACCTCAATTCTCTCCCGAGGACCGAAGGGGCTACAGGGAAAGATCTGAAGAATCTCCCAGAAACTCTTTACCGTTTTGTATATAATAATCAAGATCACACTATATACCCAGATATTCATCCCCGATTGATCTAGGATTACTCTCTAGGATTCGGAATGCTACATTTAGAAAAGCTAAATTCATAAAAGAGATAGACGCTACACAGTAGCATTCATCTGCAGCTCGATTGGCTGCCGTGTAAAAATAGCTGTGTGGAAGTGTGTAGAAAATGTAACTGTGTTGTGATCATACCTGGGAGACGGCGTTAGAAATAATTCCACCCAAGGCAGTTCTCTGCAAACTAAACGATCATCGAAATGGTTGCCAAAAGTCAAAGTCACAGGGTCCCTGTCGAAGGTTGCGTCGTACACTTTCACGCGAGGTTTTCCTTTTAGCGTGAACCGTTGGGATCTACTTCCACGGACTACGGGATCGTCCGTGTGTAGCAGACAGCATTTACAAGCCACATGCGCTGGCAACGGTTGCCGCTGCCTCAGGTTCTGTCCTACAGTTCAGTATGCTATGTAGATCACATTGGTTCTGGTACTTTGGTATCATAGATACGGCGAGACAACAGTGTGTTTCACGCACagtcctctgtttccttttggCTGAGGCGACTGCTGCACTTATTTTGTCAGAGTTTCATGCCacttttgcctttctctgaTTGTGACATCTGCCAGTGCCCGTTAACACTTCGCTCGATTGGGCAGATGCACAAATGCATATGATCCTCTGTTGAGTGTGGCGCCACGTTCAGTGGGAACTCGCACttcaaggaagaagacgtgTAAACAGGGAACGTTCTGTGATTTCACTGTTGTGCCTAAATTCCTACATGACGACATCGACTTCTCCGGCTACACGGCATTTGTTGGTGTTCTTGCCTCACGAAACTTCCGTGGTGCTAATAAATGCAGAAGCCAGAGCTCTCTGGACGATTTCTTCCAAATCATCTCCGGCGTTTCTAATTCTTCAGAGCATTGTATCTTTTCACAAATGAGcgaacagacacagacgaagtGCTAAATCATACTGTACATGCTGAGACTACCCGATCATCTTGTTCTCTGCCGTTCCCCAGCTCGCCATCTGGCCGAACTTCAACCGGAGCCGTTGTTGTTCCTGCTTTTCCGCATTCCACCTGACTGGACAAGGGTCCCAGACACGTCAAGTGAGTGTATGggatttctctttctttgccttTTCCACTAACGCTGCGCTTCTGTATCGAAGCCCCACTAGGATCGACATAGCATATTGTTGCCGCCGTATTTGTACAAACCTAGACCCTTATCTGGGCCTCTCTTCGCGCCATACAGCACGAAAACCCCTTCTCATGTGTGAACGGCCCGGAATATGAACAGGGACTGAACACGATCGCTAAcggaagacagacacacccGCCTTGGGCGTGCGCAACCGAACGCAGGTTTGATCTTAACACGGTGGCTGTGTAGTGCCTTTCACACTGTGTCCATATGTTCGTGTAGAGCTTTCTTCTGTAGCTAATAGATACGTCCAGGGATCGAGTTCATCTCTTCTTTATGAATCATAACTTGACACACCACAGAATGATTGTCGGGTACCACTGCGTTTTAAGCGACATTTTTGCCTAGAGCGCTTGCGGCTGCAGCCCCGGGCGATGGGGTAGTTGGTATTGCCCAGCTTGGGATTTTCCATGCAAAACCGAATGTATTGCGAAACTTGCTAAAATGTAGTCATAGATCCTCAGCAGAAATATCCCTCCCTGTGCTCTCGTGTCAGATTCCGTTCCTGTCCCCACTTGAGGAGGACCCCGACGGCACATGCCGTATGCGGGACGCAGACCCACTCGTAAGACGGGGAGTGCCAGCCGCCcgcaggaaaagcagaaaaggcCTCTGTACTACAGCTTTGCGTCTTGTGATACTACTATAAGGTGGACAGTTCACAAAAAGACCCTTTAGTGTACTTGTGGGCCCATCCTTGCAGCAGGACCACAGAGAACGCCTCATGACTTCCACCACTATTCCACAACGTACGAGGCCGCGAAAAGAGGGCACCCCCCCAAAGGATTTCTCTTGTTTATGGCATCGCTACATCTCTAACCTTGATTCCCCTCTGATTAGTTTTTTGTGGGTCTGTGTTTCGCCCCATCTGTGGAGctcagagacacacacagagtgCGGCAATACGCAGCAGTGATTCTGCACCCCCGACAGCGTGACCGGCACGCCGTGccgagaggcggagaagtcGTGCGGATACTCAGCTGAAGTCATGCAACTGAATCCGGGCTTTACCTCGAACAGCGCTGCGCTTTTCCACTTGTGCGTGCCTCCGAGCGAAGAGCTTGCAGCAGGAAAATTCTTTTGTAATATAGGAAACCTCTCGAAcggaggaagcgacgaacGGGTTCATGTGCGGGCCTCGCGCGTCGCCTTCAGAAAACCCATGCGAGTCTAGATGGGTTTTCCTCATCGCCGTCTCGTCGCCAGTTCGTGGAGCAAGCCTGGCGGCGCCAACCGCGGCTTCGCCAGCAATGAAGCAATCCTTTTCTTGCCGCCCCGTTTTCAACGTTTTTGCATCCTGACACCGTAGCTTCTGGGGAGGTGCGATGCGGCTTTGAGGACGACTTTCCTTTTGTCGGGACGAACTGCGCCTTACCCTCGTGAGCACTACGTGCTCTGAGTCAGACCGcgcgttcctcgtttttcggTTCGCTGCTTGGAAAGTCGCGCATTGCTGATTTGTTTTCCCAGTTCACAGTGTCTCTGACACGGGTAGAATCCTTATTTTTGAGCTCCCTTTCTTCTATGGCTGCAGCTTCAGCGGGCTGCTGCGCTGCACGATTTCTGGGGTTCGGGGGGGTGGCGGAACGGTAGCTCCCCCGAACGTATGTACACCCCGAAAGAGCGTGCCACGCTAACGCACTCAGCGCGCGTGGACCTCTATCACTTTTACCACGCTTGTTTCCCCGGATTTCGTACGCGAATGGTGTCTCTAGAATATGGTGTGCGCTGCCCCGTCCTCCCGCCGCTGTCGCTCCTCTTTCCCGTCCTGGAGTCCCGGAGCCTCTTCGTCCATGTCATGCGTTCTGCTGCTGATTGCCTCTGCCGGTCTTAGCCCCGGGGCAGCCGCCGACGAACACAGCACAACGCAATGGCGCACAGAAGAGCGTTCATTGGGGTCGCAGCCGCCTCTGGAAAGCTACTTCGAGGACTCGCAGTTCTCAGattcctcgtttctccaccGCAGACACAGGCGTGCATCTGATAGCGAGTTTGACGATCCCGATgacttccctcttctcgacAAGGTACGCCGTTTCTAACCTTTTAGCCTTAGAACAGTTGCTTCCAACGCCTGTGCATGGGTAGTAGGAATCCACTTCCAGTCCGCTCCCCACtgttttcgcgtctttccttcgtcttgcACCTTTGAATGGTTGTCCAAAAAGGGCTGCGCGTGAGATGTGGATAGTCCCGCTCGTGTTGGAACTCCGTATAGACATCCTGCAGACTCGACTGCCGATTTCCTCGTATCTTTTGCTGCAGAACACACCGCGGCACCTTTTGCGGTTCTGCAGCAAGCCTGACACATTAGGTTTTTGCAGTTCTTCTCCTAAAAAATGCGAACGCGGCAGATCTTTTCAGCCGTCTTGCAACTTTGTAGCTTTTCCGTCGGCCGTCTAGCGTTATCTCAAACCTGATTTGCTGCCACGCTCTTGCCGCGCCTCcccgtctctcgcttcctgtctctgcacgactctctcctctcactcTTGTCTGCTCTATCCCTACCTCTGCCCCATATCTCACAAGACGTAGGCGACCGACTGAGTTGGAACATTCGGTTTTCTGTCGGATCCGCAGTCTCCTTAGTGCTAGAGACGCACAAACAGGTCTCGTGTTCCTGCGCTGCGACATCGCGCTACCAATCATCCAACTCATCGCGGTGCTCCCCCTTCTTGCCAAGCGCTCTCATGCTGTGCGCGCCACTTCAACCTTTTTGTGGGATGCCCTTTGCAGGAATCGGGGGGAAATCTGCAAGCTTCAGAACCCTGGACGACTCCCGGCAAGACGGATGCTTTTCTCTActcctctgcttttcgctACAAGCGGCTGCGTGTCTCTACCCTCACCCGTGGTCGAGGAAGACTTGCGTAAGCCGTGACGCTTGCAGACCTCACATCCTTGACGCGGAGTCCTCCGTTCTGAGTGTCACGTCTCTACTCGTTGTGGCCGAGGCATACCTACCACGAGAACGCTGGAACAAGGGCACCAAGTGGCTGACCCAGAATCGATTGCGAACatgacatatatatatatatatatgagacGCCTGTATATCTTTATGTGAACCCAGGTGAAGTATGCATACCTGTGTAAGTCGTGTGAAGAGAGATGCATATACGCATACAGTTCCATGTGTCCGAGCTTTCAGCGTTCTCCGCCAGGCAACAGTTCACGTATCTCGGCACAGTGTGGGGTTCCACGACTTGGgtttgtgtttcttcgcaGGCAAATTGCTCGCTTTGTTTTCCTGGCGACTGCCGTCTTGGCAGCTGCGACGCAGTGGAGTAAGTGAAagctctgtttccttttctccccaaactcttctcacctcttcctttctccagcTCGCGAGTGTCCGTGTTCGGTGCCCCAGATatcgtttctgtctcgtcgtctcctgcaTTGTGTCTTGCGTCAGTTGTTGCCTCTTTAGGACTGTGTGTTGTCCTTTCTCGGTCGCATAGGCTGGAGAGACCTTCCCAGACAACGCGCGCCCGAACGTTTCCATGCGTGGCGTTGACCGCGACGAGattccttcttgtctccacTTGGGAACTCGTTATTTTCCTTTGTCTGAGCAGGACTGGCCCGCGGTGCGCAGTGGCGGCGCTTCGTCGCGAAGTTGCCGAAGCTGGAGGAGCCTCTGGGCGAAGAGTTGGCCAAGTTCCGTTCCCGcgctctgctgcatgcacccctGACTGCGCAGGTGGAGCACCTGCACCCGAACATCAGCGAGCAACTCGCCTCTGCCACAGATCAGAAGACTCCCGCCAGCGAGAAAGCAATTGTCACCGCAGAGCCGACGACTTCAGACTCGGAGACAcgcaagcgagagacagacaacgcGAGGGAGCATGCGGTGGCAGAGTCTTCTGTTTCACGTTCCTCGAGGGTTAGGCAGTTGATTCTTGAGGGATTCCACGTTTCTTCGGAGCGGCAAAACGCCCTCTTTAAACCCAAAGGTCTCTTCCAGGACGCAGACGCTCCGCTTCTGTATATTTTCTTTCCGGCATCAAGGGGGTCGCTGAAGAACGTGATTGAACTCCAGCCGACTTCTGTGCACGTGGCGCAGACAGCTCAGCAGATGGCGCTTGCCCTGCAGGAACTGCGGGCTTCAGGAGTAAAggctccggtgtctctggaTCTCTCGAATTTTGAGGTTGACGACGCAGGCCGCGTTCGCCTGCATGTGCTCGCGGCAGTGGCTGCTGCTGAGAAGGAGCAGGCGAAAGAGTCATGGcagcgcgtcttctcttcgttttcgcgaTTCTGGAACGCGGGGAAGCTCAGCGGCACAGCCGAGCCGGCGGGAAGACTCGAGAGCGGCCAGACGGAAGAttcacacagagagaagagcgttggagagggcgagaagagagccagagaaggcgagaagagagtcggAGAAGCGGAAACAAACGGGGGAGACGCGGACGCGAAAAGCGGCGTTGGTgaacaggaggagaagaacggggAGGTAGAAACTTCAAAGTCTGCTGGACTTTTTCCGAAATGTGCATCGCGCATGGAGCAGCGGGACGTTCTCGCTCTGGGGAACGCGTTTGCTGACTTGGCTGCGCTGATCCGTgggtcgagagagaaaaacgcaactCCCCGAGGACTCATGGGAGCAATCTCTCTGAGGATGCTCTGGAAAGTGCTCGACAAAGTGTTTCCGAAGAGTTGGTGGGCCAAGCTGCGTTCAATCTCCGCAGGAGAACACAGGCAGCAACGCGAGGCAGAGCGCCTGGAGGCTCTAGCGGAGAAGATCCTCGGTGCAAATTCGCCGCCGAGCTTGGATGCTATCCTTGCAGACGAACTCTTCACCCGCGTCGCCGTAGATGAGTCCGGAGTTAGTTCTTCCCGATCCGACATCGAGGCCAGTTCTCCCAGCCCccaaaacggagaagaacggagtTCACCAGCTGTGCGGGTGGACCTCTTGCCCGGCTCGTCACAGCACGCGTACGAGAAGAACTCACAACCGTGAACAGACTGCGGCTTGGTGGCCGCAGTGCAGAGCATCAGGAAACTGGGGATCTTAGCACTTGCAAAGGAAACCGAAGTCGAAGGAGacggcgcctgtctctgtgaTTCGCCGCGCTCCTTCACGTGGATCTGGTTTCAGCCGGAGAGACACCCAGGGGTCAGATCTGTTTCGAGCTGCATGTTTCTCGTTGCGAGGGACAAGGACGGAATGCACCATGGAAACAAGAAAGTGAACAGAATGCCACGACGTCGCTATGGAGCTGACATGGCCCTCGAGCCTTCGTTCTCAAGGGTCGCCGCCAAGGATTGGTTACCGGAGAGGCAGTCTGTTGTCTGTCGATGAAGGTagcagagcgaaggcggTTGAGCCTTTCTTCCAGTGGCAGGTTGCGGTTCTCCCCTCGGAAACTGGATGCTGGGATCCGTACTCGGACATGTGCGCTCTGTCAGGAACGGTGGACGAATGCGTAGATGAGGACTATCTGCGTGGCTACGGTCTTTtagaagagacacaaacgcagTGGAAAGCGGTCACCTTTTGTTTACTCGAGTCGCACACAGGCCGCAAGCAGAATATTTTTCCTGTGTTCACTGCCTTCGCTGAGAGGGGAACAGGGAGCCTCGGCTCTCCAGAGTGGCAAGTCTGTCCAGATCTCGGATCCTCGGCTTTCTTGTCACTCTCTCATTCGAGTTCCTGCGGAGTCGCGTGCAGGCTGGCAAACGTCAGAGTTCCACACTGCGGGGACGGGCTGTCTGGACACACACCCTGGTGAGGATCAGTGCCACCGGAAGAGTCGGCGGCATCCTCGCTGCGCTCGTTCCTCCTCAGCGTTTGACAGCTCTCTCGGGGAATCCGTCCGACAGTATTTTGcttctgtgcatgtgtgcgGAACGTCTTGTCGCGAGTGCTCGCGAGAGACGGCAGGATTGGCTACTAGGCcgcgaaacgcgttttcctgAAAGCAAGCGAAGAACGCTTCGCCGGCTTCAGCAGCCACAAACACATGCGTGCACGCTGCGTTTAAACTCCTGAGAGTCACTCACGAATTGCCTGCGccacagacagaggaaagaggggTGCTCGAGAGTcgagctcttcttctctgcaagcGAAACACTCGCTGAAGAACAGCGGCAGGCAGCGACCGCCAATGTGCGTAGAGAAAACCGGTGAGAGGCCTCTAGTCACATGACGCAGCTGGCGCTTCACCCTCCCCGAAACAACTGTCCACCTCTACCCAATATCCCCCAATTCTGGTTTTTTGGAGGTCCCTGAAGCTCACAGAAAGCTCTTTAGTGCGATTCTGACATTCCTATATAGTATATGGataccatatatatatatatatatatatatatatatatatatatatatatatattatatgcGCACGCGTAatcgtatatatatatatatatatatatatacgacGAAACCATAGTGGGACATAGATAGTACCAACTGCACATGTACGTACGATGGGGACGCGTGTGCGTTCAAACTGGACAAAGACTGTGGtcatctctttctccccagTATTGATTC includes:
- a CDS encoding hypothetical protein (encoded by transcript TGME49_294410~Signal peptide predicted by SignalP 2.0 HMM (probability 0.995) with cleavage site probability 0.650 at residue 44), producing MVCAAPSSRRCRSSFPSWSPGASSSMSCVLLLIASAGLSPGAAADEHSTTQWRTEERSLGSQPPLESYFEDSQFSDSSFLHRRHRRASDSEFDDPDDFPLLDKESGGNLQASEPWTTPGKTDAFLYSSAFRYKRLRVSTLTRGRGRLAQIARFVFLATAVLAAATQWRLARGAQWRRFVAKLPKLEEPLGEELAKFRSRALLHAPLTAQVEHLHPNISEQLASATDQKTPASEKAIVTAEPTTSDSETRKRETDNAREHAVAESSVSRSSRVRQLILEGFHVSSERQNALFKPKGLFQDADAPLLYIFFPASRGSLKNVIELQPTSVHVAQTAQQMALALQELRASGVKAPVSLDLSNFEVDDAGRVRLHVLAAVAAAEKEQAKESWQRVFSSFSRFWNAGKLSGTAEPAGRLESGQTEDSHREKSVGEGEKRAREGEKRVGEAETNGGDADAKSGVGEQEEKNGEVETSKSAGLFPKCASRMEQRDVLALGNAFADLAALIRGSREKNATPRGLMGAISLRMLWKVLDKVFPKSWWAKLRSISAGEHRQQREAERLEALAEKILGANSPPSLDAILADELFTRVAVDESGVSSSRSDIEASSPSPQNGEERSSPAVRVDLLPGSSQHAYEKNSQP